Proteins co-encoded in one Waddlia chondrophila WSU 86-1044 genomic window:
- the thrS gene encoding threonine--tRNA ligase produces MKITLRDNSTIETPNGSSAKDLANQLNLKGPEQALAVNINGKNVDLATPLNDGDLVVFWSFDDREGKEIFWHTSAHVLAQAVLRIYPDAKPTIGPPIETGFYYDFADLSISENDFEKIENEMKKIVKENYQSEREVFNTKNEAKSSFASNPYKCEMIDGFSEEEELSGYRQGEFFDLCRGPHLPNLGKIKAFKLTKTSGAYWRGNSENEMLTRIYGVSFPDRALLKEYLHQMEEAKKRDHRVIGSKLDLFSFKEEAAGMPFIHPKGMTVWTELTNYLRECLGSANYVEIKTPIMLSRGLWETSGHWFNYRENMFTSEIEDHDYAIKPMNCPGCMLYYKSHVHSYRELPLRVAEIGNVHRYEPSGALSGLFRVRSFHQDDAHIFMKPSDIEGEILSLLNLFEKLYSTFGLSYHLELSTRPEKGTIGTDEEWEQATAGLKNALDKWGHDYKINEGDGAFYGPKIDFHIRDAINRTWQCGTIQLDMALPQRFALEYTASDGERHRPVMLHRAIFGSIERFMGILIEHFAGKFPLWISPLQARILTVADRHEPYAHELMQKLKQQGFRVDIDATGESVSKKVRTAQLTQINYILTVGDKEMEHKTLNLRTRDNVVHGEIDLEAFIIALKKEKEERSLKSPFHKQES; encoded by the coding sequence ATGAAAATTACACTCCGAGACAATTCCACTATTGAGACCCCCAATGGCAGCTCTGCCAAAGATTTAGCCAACCAACTGAATCTCAAAGGGCCTGAACAAGCGTTAGCAGTCAACATCAATGGAAAAAACGTTGATTTGGCAACCCCTTTAAATGACGGCGACCTTGTGGTCTTCTGGTCGTTTGACGATCGGGAAGGAAAAGAGATCTTTTGGCATACGTCGGCGCATGTCCTTGCACAAGCTGTCCTTAGAATTTATCCCGATGCAAAACCAACCATCGGCCCTCCAATCGAAACAGGCTTCTATTATGATTTTGCCGATCTGAGCATTTCTGAAAACGACTTTGAGAAAATCGAAAATGAGATGAAAAAAATCGTCAAAGAAAATTATCAATCCGAACGGGAAGTGTTCAACACTAAGAACGAAGCGAAAAGCTCTTTTGCCAGCAATCCCTATAAATGCGAGATGATCGACGGTTTTAGCGAGGAAGAGGAGCTTTCCGGCTACCGCCAAGGAGAATTTTTCGACCTTTGCCGCGGTCCTCATTTGCCTAATTTAGGGAAAATCAAAGCCTTCAAACTTACTAAGACATCCGGCGCCTACTGGCGTGGAAACTCGGAAAACGAAATGCTGACACGCATCTACGGCGTGTCATTTCCAGACAGAGCGCTTTTAAAAGAGTATCTGCATCAAATGGAGGAAGCAAAAAAAAGAGACCACCGCGTGATCGGCTCTAAACTCGACCTTTTTTCCTTTAAGGAGGAAGCTGCGGGAATGCCATTCATCCACCCCAAAGGAATGACAGTCTGGACAGAATTGACCAACTATCTAAGGGAGTGTCTTGGCTCGGCAAACTACGTCGAAATCAAAACGCCAATCATGCTTTCCAGAGGGTTGTGGGAAACCTCAGGCCATTGGTTTAACTACCGCGAAAACATGTTTACCTCTGAAATCGAAGATCATGATTATGCAATTAAACCGATGAATTGCCCGGGATGCATGCTTTACTACAAAAGTCATGTGCACAGCTATCGGGAGCTCCCATTGAGAGTGGCTGAAATCGGAAACGTTCACCGCTACGAACCTTCAGGAGCTCTTTCCGGACTCTTCCGCGTACGGAGCTTTCACCAAGATGACGCCCACATTTTTATGAAGCCTTCCGATATCGAGGGAGAAATCCTTTCTCTCCTCAACCTATTCGAAAAACTTTACTCTACATTCGGCCTAAGTTATCACCTGGAACTTTCAACCAGGCCGGAAAAAGGAACCATCGGCACAGATGAAGAATGGGAACAAGCAACCGCCGGGCTTAAAAACGCTTTGGATAAATGGGGCCACGATTACAAAATCAACGAAGGAGACGGCGCGTTTTACGGGCCGAAAATCGACTTCCATATCCGAGACGCTATCAACCGCACATGGCAGTGCGGAACAATCCAGTTAGATATGGCTCTTCCACAACGCTTTGCGCTTGAATACACCGCTTCTGACGGTGAACGCCACCGCCCGGTGATGCTTCACAGAGCCATTTTTGGTTCAATTGAACGCTTCATGGGAATCTTGATCGAACACTTTGCCGGAAAGTTTCCCTTGTGGATAAGCCCTTTGCAAGCGCGCATTCTCACAGTTGCCGACAGACATGAACCCTACGCGCATGAATTAATGCAGAAACTTAAACAACAAGGATTTAGAGTCGATATCGATGCTACAGGAGAGTCTGTGAGTAAAAAAGTGCGCACCGCTCAATTGACGCAAATTAACTACATCTTGACAGTGGGTGATAAAGAGATGGAGCATAAGACTCTCAATCTGCGTACAAGAGACAATGTCGTCCATGGAGAAATCGATCTGGAAGCGTTTATCATCGCATTGAAGAAAGAGAAAGAGGAAAGAAGTTTAAAGTCTCCCTTTCACAAACAGGAGTCGTAA
- a CDS encoding FKBP-type peptidyl-prolyl cis-trans isomerase: MFSLLVMVITFFSYCFSESSQKTTPSDLIAYEIKKNLPDQKYLDAIIEGIEASSHNVAVSEEEYEAFFSAGLQERQWKSQQNLIASEKWMLEKSNEKNISIITPSELFYQVVKEGDGQTLLSSSVRVRINYLIFKFNNLFPESCGKKQVFELSHLVPGLSRGMTEMKEGEIRKIYIHPKYAYADSNTFDPNCAIEIIVELLNILPGSGDIASLAAVPTTSHSVLSDNHLKESLTKKYYVIGWRLWNHLKYGYHLFNKEELMDSLRKEQLLENFSEIDREVNRIHWLIYQQRIQDQGL, translated from the coding sequence TTGTTTTCCTTGCTGGTTATGGTTATAACTTTCTTTTCCTATTGTTTTTCTGAGTCTTCTCAAAAAACAACTCCTTCAGATTTAATTGCTTACGAAATCAAAAAAAATCTCCCCGATCAAAAATACCTTGACGCTATTATCGAGGGAATTGAGGCTTCAAGCCACAATGTGGCTGTATCGGAAGAAGAATATGAAGCGTTTTTTTCTGCTGGTTTGCAAGAAAGGCAATGGAAGTCGCAACAGAATTTGATTGCTTCAGAAAAGTGGATGTTGGAAAAATCGAATGAAAAAAATATTTCTATTATTACTCCCTCCGAATTGTTTTATCAAGTTGTTAAAGAAGGCGATGGTCAAACATTGTTAAGTTCTTCAGTTCGTGTAAGAATCAACTACCTTATTTTTAAGTTTAACAATCTTTTTCCCGAATCGTGTGGGAAAAAACAGGTTTTTGAGCTTTCTCATCTTGTTCCAGGTCTTTCCAGAGGGATGACTGAAATGAAAGAAGGAGAAATTCGAAAAATTTATATTCATCCTAAATATGCTTACGCTGATTCGAATACTTTCGATCCCAATTGCGCTATAGAAATTATTGTAGAACTTTTAAATATTCTTCCCGGTAGTGGTGATATTGCTTCTTTGGCTGCTGTGCCAACAACCAGTCATTCGGTTCTTTCTGACAATCATTTAAAGGAATCGCTAACAAAAAAATATTATGTTATAGGATGGCGTTTATGGAACCATTTAAAGTATGGCTATCACCTGTTCAATAAAGAAGAATTGATGGATTCATTAAGAAAAGAACAATTATTAGAAAATTTTTCCGAAATAGATAGAGAAGTCAACCGCATCCATTGGTTAATCTATCAACAACGTATCCAAGACCAAGGTCTATGA